One genomic window of Microbacterium sp. BH-3-3-3 includes the following:
- a CDS encoding carbohydrate ABC transporter permease, protein MTTTLQPPVTPAASAADGPPARSPRRVGFGSKLSAWDLKLSPYLYISPFFLLFIVTGLFPILYTGVISFMDWDQIRGSGTFVGFDQYAYVLSQPAFWDALRNTFSIFVLSTVPQLLLAVFIAAMLDQNIRAKTLWRMGVLVPYVMAPVAVALIFSNMFGDQYGIINTLLGRIGLPGVGWHSDAFASHIAIATMVNFRWTGYNTLILLAAMQAVPREYYEAATVDGAGKIRQFFSITLPSLKPTLIFVIITSTIGGLQIFDEPRMFDQSGTGGSDNQWLTISLYLYNLGWGEWNFGRAAALAWILFLIILAIGAVNLFISRSLVRDEGSRDGLSRAQRRAAARAAKQRLAESTGKVARS, encoded by the coding sequence GTGACCACGACACTGCAGCCCCCCGTGACCCCCGCGGCCTCCGCCGCCGACGGTCCCCCCGCCCGTTCCCCCCGACGTGTCGGCTTCGGCTCGAAGCTCAGCGCGTGGGACCTCAAACTCTCGCCCTACCTCTACATCTCGCCCTTCTTCCTGCTCTTCATCGTCACGGGCCTCTTCCCGATCCTGTACACGGGCGTCATCTCGTTCATGGACTGGGACCAGATCCGCGGCTCGGGGACGTTCGTCGGCTTCGACCAGTACGCCTACGTGCTCTCGCAGCCCGCCTTCTGGGACGCCCTGCGCAACACCTTCAGCATCTTCGTGCTCTCGACCGTTCCGCAGCTGCTGCTCGCGGTGTTCATCGCGGCGATGCTCGATCAGAACATCCGGGCGAAGACCCTCTGGCGCATGGGCGTGCTCGTGCCGTACGTCATGGCCCCCGTGGCCGTGGCGCTGATCTTCAGCAACATGTTCGGCGACCAGTACGGCATCATCAACACCCTGCTCGGCCGGATCGGCCTGCCCGGGGTCGGGTGGCACTCCGACGCGTTCGCCAGTCACATCGCCATCGCCACGATGGTCAACTTCCGCTGGACCGGGTACAACACCCTCATCCTGCTGGCCGCCATGCAGGCGGTGCCGCGCGAGTACTACGAGGCGGCGACCGTCGACGGGGCCGGCAAGATCCGCCAGTTCTTCTCGATCACGCTGCCGAGCCTCAAGCCCACCCTGATCTTCGTCATCATCACCTCGACGATCGGTGGCCTGCAGATCTTCGACGAGCCGCGCATGTTCGACCAGTCGGGCACCGGTGGCTCGGACAACCAGTGGCTGACGATCTCGCTGTACCTCTACAACCTCGGCTGGGGCGAGTGGAACTTCGGCCGCGCCGCGGCACTGGCGTGGATCCTCTTCCTCATCATCCTGGCGATCGGTGCGGTCAACCTCTTCATCAGTCGCTCCCTCGTGCGCGACGAGGGCTCGCGCGACGGTCTCAGCCGCGCGCAGCGTCGCGCCGCCGCCCGTGCCGCGAAGCAGCGGCTCGCCGAATCGACCGGAAAGGTCGCCCGTTCATGA
- a CDS encoding carbohydrate ABC transporter permease, with the protein MSVIDTSPVTGAADPKPARRRPRAVRGSRPGWFVYASLGVVLLAALVPYYWALLIGSGDSATIRNPELSWIPGGNFFVNAAAVLGNPAVNFWAGLWNSIFSSAVIAASVVFFSTLAGWAFAKLKFRGGPWLLLFVVATMAVPTQLGVVPLYILFSEMGWTGQIGAIIVPALTSAFGVFWMTQYLRQAVPDELIEAARVDGASSFRTFLTVGVPAARPAAAMLALFTFVTAWNNFFWPFIVLDRQNPTLPVALSLLQSNYFVDYSIVLAGVLLSTIPLLLLFVFAGKQLVSGIMQGAVKG; encoded by the coding sequence ATGAGCGTCATCGACACCAGCCCCGTCACCGGGGCAGCCGATCCGAAGCCCGCGCGCCGGCGCCCGCGCGCCGTCCGCGGCTCCCGACCCGGGTGGTTCGTCTACGCCAGCCTCGGCGTCGTGCTGCTCGCCGCGCTCGTGCCCTACTACTGGGCTCTCCTGATCGGTTCGGGCGACTCGGCGACCATCCGCAACCCCGAGCTGTCGTGGATCCCGGGCGGCAACTTCTTCGTCAACGCCGCCGCGGTGCTCGGCAACCCCGCCGTCAACTTCTGGGCGGGGCTGTGGAACTCCATCTTCAGCTCGGCCGTGATCGCGGCATCCGTCGTCTTCTTCTCCACGCTCGCGGGCTGGGCGTTCGCGAAGCTGAAGTTCCGCGGCGGCCCCTGGCTGCTGTTGTTCGTCGTGGCGACGATGGCCGTTCCCACGCAGCTCGGGGTCGTGCCGCTGTACATCCTCTTCAGCGAGATGGGATGGACGGGCCAGATCGGCGCGATCATCGTGCCCGCGCTGACGAGTGCGTTCGGGGTGTTCTGGATGACGCAGTACCTGCGCCAGGCCGTGCCCGACGAACTCATCGAGGCCGCCCGCGTCGACGGCGCGAGCTCGTTCCGCACCTTCCTCACCGTGGGGGTTCCGGCCGCACGGCCCGCCGCCGCGATGCTGGCGCTGTTCACCTTCGTCACCGCGTGGAACAACTTCTTCTGGCCGTTCATCGTGCTCGACCGCCAGAACCCCACGCTGCCGGTGGCCCTGTCGCTGCTGCAGTCCAACTACTTCGTCGACTACTCCATCGTCCTGGCGGGAGTGCTGCTGTCGACGATCCCGCTGCTGCTGCTGTTCGTCTTCGCCGGCAAGCAGCTCGTGAGTGGCATCATGCAAGGGGCGGTGAAGGGATGA
- a CDS encoding glycoside hydrolase family 1 protein gives MSDTRAFPEGFLFGAATAAYQIEGAAFEDGRAASIWDAFSRVPDAVINADNGDVACDHYHRYAGDVQMMKSLGLQTYRFSTSWARVRPDGGPVNAKGVDFYKRLVDELLGAGILPWLTLYHWDLPQALEDRGGWTVRETSERFTEYALDMHDALGDRVDVWTTLNEPWCSSFLSYTAGAHAPGHYSQAEGMLAAHHLLLAHGQTVRELRARDSSLNLGLTLNLTVADAVDAADPADLDAARRVDGQFNRWFLDPVFRGEYPADIIRDFRDTDAAAVARWQEAVRPGDLDIISTPIDSLGVNYYHGEFVGGTPPEVDPPAGDAPTTRPIGKPFPAHENLYWHDRGLARTNMHWEVQPEGLTRLLERVSEEYSAEAGVALYVTENGASYDDELVTDGGEARVHDTERVEFVEAHLGAVLDAVDKGVDVRGYFYWSLMDNFEWAWGYEKRFGIVYVDYQTQERTVKDSGRQYARIIAERALVTAPAV, from the coding sequence ATGTCCGATACCCGAGCCTTTCCCGAGGGCTTCCTCTTCGGCGCCGCGACCGCGGCCTACCAGATCGAAGGCGCGGCCTTCGAAGACGGCCGCGCCGCGTCGATCTGGGATGCCTTCAGTCGCGTCCCCGACGCCGTCATCAACGCCGACAACGGCGACGTGGCGTGCGACCACTACCACCGCTACGCCGGTGACGTGCAGATGATGAAGAGCCTCGGCCTTCAGACCTACCGCTTCTCGACGTCGTGGGCGCGCGTGCGCCCCGACGGCGGCCCGGTGAACGCGAAGGGCGTGGACTTCTACAAGCGCCTCGTCGACGAACTGCTCGGTGCCGGCATCCTTCCCTGGCTGACGCTGTACCACTGGGACCTCCCGCAGGCGCTGGAAGACCGCGGCGGATGGACCGTGCGCGAGACCAGCGAGCGCTTCACCGAGTACGCGCTCGACATGCACGACGCCCTCGGCGACCGCGTCGACGTCTGGACGACCCTCAACGAGCCGTGGTGCTCGTCGTTCCTCAGCTACACCGCCGGCGCGCACGCTCCCGGCCACTACTCGCAGGCCGAGGGCATGCTCGCCGCCCACCACCTGCTGCTCGCCCACGGCCAGACGGTTCGGGAGCTCCGTGCGCGGGACTCCTCGCTCAACCTCGGCCTCACCCTCAACCTGACGGTGGCGGATGCCGTGGACGCGGCCGATCCCGCCGACCTCGACGCCGCGCGTCGCGTCGACGGCCAGTTCAACCGCTGGTTCCTCGACCCCGTGTTCCGGGGCGAGTACCCCGCCGACATCATCCGGGACTTCCGCGACACGGATGCCGCGGCCGTGGCCCGCTGGCAAGAGGCCGTCCGGCCCGGCGACCTCGACATCATCTCGACGCCGATCGACTCGCTCGGTGTGAACTACTACCACGGGGAGTTCGTCGGCGGCACGCCGCCCGAGGTCGACCCGCCCGCCGGGGACGCGCCCACCACGCGCCCCATCGGAAAGCCGTTCCCGGCCCACGAGAACCTGTACTGGCACGACCGCGGCCTCGCGCGCACCAACATGCACTGGGAGGTGCAGCCCGAGGGGCTCACCCGGCTGCTGGAGCGGGTCAGCGAGGAGTACTCGGCCGAGGCCGGCGTCGCCCTGTACGTCACCGAGAACGGCGCCTCCTACGACGACGAGCTGGTCACCGACGGCGGCGAGGCGCGCGTGCACGACACCGAGCGCGTGGAGTTCGTCGAGGCCCACCTGGGCGCGGTTCTGGATGCCGTGGACAAGGGCGTCGATGTGCGCGGCTACTTCTACTGGTCGCTCATGGACAACTTCGAGTGGGCCTGGGGATACGAGAAGCGCTTCGGCATCGTCTACGTCGACTACCAGACGCAGGAGCGCACGGTGAAGGACTCCGGCCGGCAGTACGCTCGCATCATCGCCGAGCGCGCACTGGTCACCGCACCCGCGGTGTAG
- a CDS encoding glycosyltransferase — protein sequence MNDTFDAFDVSPVPPPGPAAVAPPLYRGLYGMPMFVTVPTADLAASVDFWRRGLGFFELFGIPGQMVHLRRWAFQDVLLTVGDAPTVAPAASVSFACVIDQIGPLVESLRTVGIDAGPRDTPWNTRDVEVITPENARVLFTAAKVFDPTTAEGRNLQAVGIGRDDNESHD from the coding sequence ATGAACGACACCTTCGACGCCTTCGACGTCAGCCCCGTCCCCCCTCCCGGCCCCGCCGCCGTCGCGCCCCCGCTGTACCGCGGCCTCTACGGGATGCCGATGTTCGTCACCGTGCCGACGGCCGATCTCGCGGCCTCCGTCGACTTCTGGAGGCGGGGGCTCGGGTTCTTCGAGCTGTTCGGCATTCCGGGGCAGATGGTGCACCTGCGCCGCTGGGCTTTCCAGGACGTGCTGCTGACGGTCGGCGATGCGCCCACCGTCGCACCGGCGGCCAGTGTGAGCTTCGCCTGTGTGATCGATCAGATCGGCCCGCTCGTCGAGTCGCTGCGGACCGTCGGGATCGACGCCGGGCCACGGGACACCCCGTGGAACACCCGCGACGTCGAGGTCATCACACCCGAGAACGCCCGCGTGCTCTTCACCGCCGCGAAGGTCTTCGACCCGACCACCGCGGAGGGACGCAATCTGCAGGCCGTCGGCATCGGGCGCGACGACAATGAGTCGCATGACTGA
- a CDS encoding LacI family DNA-binding transcriptional regulator, producing the protein MELAPVRGTATIEEVAARAGVSRSTVSRVVNGSTAVSPAALEAVRRAIDELQYVPNRAARSLASRQTRAIALVIPEQTERFFGDPFFASIVAGIGEVVGESDYIMNMLIASDDASAKALAYLRGGSVDGAIVASHHTSDTFLDRVADVVPVVYGGRPARVRADDYYVDVDNVEGGRVATAYLLARGHRRIGTISGPLDMPAAIDRLQGFRDALGEAGVEPAAIEDGDFTEMGGALAMSRILSAGPLPDALFVASDLMARGAYAALRDKGLEAGRDLAVIGFDDSAVSTALRPALTTVRQPSLTQGRHMASVLLDILAGRPAAHATILPTEVIERDSA; encoded by the coding sequence ATGGAACTCGCACCCGTGCGGGGCACCGCCACGATCGAAGAGGTCGCGGCGCGGGCCGGTGTGTCACGCTCGACCGTGTCGCGCGTGGTCAACGGTTCCACCGCCGTCTCCCCGGCCGCCCTCGAAGCCGTGCGCCGCGCGATCGACGAACTGCAGTACGTCCCCAATCGCGCGGCGCGCTCCCTCGCCAGTCGGCAGACCCGGGCCATCGCCCTCGTCATCCCCGAGCAGACGGAACGCTTCTTCGGAGACCCGTTCTTCGCCTCGATCGTCGCCGGCATCGGCGAGGTGGTCGGCGAGTCGGACTACATCATGAACATGCTGATCGCCAGCGACGACGCCAGCGCCAAGGCGCTGGCGTACCTGCGCGGCGGCAGCGTCGACGGGGCGATCGTGGCCTCGCACCACACCAGCGACACCTTCCTCGACCGCGTGGCCGACGTCGTGCCCGTCGTCTACGGCGGGCGCCCGGCCCGCGTGCGCGCCGACGACTACTACGTCGACGTCGACAACGTGGAGGGCGGTCGCGTCGCCACCGCCTATCTGCTGGCGCGCGGTCACCGCCGCATCGGCACGATCTCGGGCCCGCTCGACATGCCCGCCGCGATCGACCGCCTGCAGGGCTTCCGCGACGCGCTCGGCGAGGCGGGCGTCGAGCCCGCGGCGATCGAGGACGGCGACTTCACGGAGATGGGCGGCGCGCTGGCGATGAGCCGTATCCTGTCGGCGGGCCCGCTGCCCGACGCGCTCTTCGTCGCCAGCGACCTGATGGCCCGCGGCGCCTACGCGGCGTTGCGCGACAAGGGGCTCGAGGCCGGGCGCGACCTCGCCGTCATCGGGTTCGACGACTCCGCCGTGTCGACGGCGTTGCGCCCGGCGCTGACCACCGTGCGTCAGCCGTCATTGACGCAGGGGCGGCACATGGCATCCGTTCTGCTCGACATCCTCGCCGGGCGCCCCGCGGCGCACGCGACGATCCTGCCCACCGAGGTCATCGAGCGCGACTCGGCCTGA
- a CDS encoding MerR family transcriptional regulator, whose product MTDQGMPVGETATRLGLTVRTLHHWDEIGLARPAARSTAGYRLYTDDDLERLRRIVVYRELGLDLDAIRAVLDEPGGDVAAQLRVQRAQLTRRIAQLHDLDDDLQRMIAAQERGILLSDEEQREAFGPGWNTAWPAQAREAYGASAQWQQYAERSASRTAGDWAAVTETVATFDAELGAAVDAGAVPGDATANALVERHREIFSQYFPVTRQMQVHLGRMYAADPRFADHYDAVRPGLSAWLRDAIEASARAHGIDPDTAAWE is encoded by the coding sequence ATGACTGACCAGGGGATGCCGGTGGGCGAGACGGCCACCCGGCTCGGCCTCACCGTGCGCACTCTGCACCACTGGGACGAGATCGGCCTCGCGCGTCCCGCGGCGCGATCCACCGCCGGGTACCGCCTCTACACCGACGACGACCTCGAGAGACTGCGGCGCATCGTCGTCTACCGCGAGCTCGGACTCGACCTCGACGCCATCCGCGCCGTGCTCGACGAGCCGGGCGGCGACGTCGCGGCGCAGCTACGGGTGCAGCGCGCCCAGCTCACGCGGCGCATCGCGCAGCTTCACGACCTCGACGACGATCTGCAGCGCATGATCGCGGCGCAGGAACGCGGCATCCTGCTCTCCGACGAGGAGCAGCGCGAGGCGTTCGGCCCGGGGTGGAACACCGCGTGGCCCGCCCAGGCGCGCGAGGCGTACGGCGCATCGGCGCAGTGGCAGCAGTACGCCGAGCGTTCCGCCTCGCGCACGGCCGGTGACTGGGCGGCCGTGACCGAGACGGTCGCGACGTTCGACGCCGAGCTCGGCGCCGCGGTCGACGCGGGAGCGGTGCCCGGAGACGCCACCGCGAACGCGCTCGTGGAACGCCACCGCGAGATCTTCTCGCAGTACTTCCCGGTCACCCGGCAGATGCAGGTGCACCTCGGGCGCATGTACGCCGCCGACCCGCGCTTCGCGGACCACTACGACGCCGTGCGGCCGGGCCTCTCGGCCTGGCTCCGCGACGCCATCGAGGCGAGCGCTCGCGCGCACGGGATCGATCCCGACACGGCGGCCTGGGAGTGA